In Halopseudomonas nanhaiensis, a single window of DNA contains:
- a CDS encoding transglutaminase-like cysteine peptidase, translating into MLGLAGLLPFAAASSSGPWDLSQLMQRVGELYQPDHRGRIRLAQWEALMDEYASLDVDQQLDAVNRFFNERLRFEHDLAIWNQSDYWASPMQSLVAGAADCEDFTIAKYFTLRQLGIDETRLRLTYVKATEQDQAHMVLAYYASPTSTPLILDNLIDPILTATQRDDLVPVYSFNARGLWLGSASFDSRAATTTPLPRWQELTRKMSDEGFFGPRSP; encoded by the coding sequence ATGCTCGGCCTGGCCGGGCTTCTGCCGTTCGCGGCTGCGTCCAGCTCCGGCCCGTGGGATCTTTCGCAGCTCATGCAGCGTGTCGGCGAACTCTACCAGCCCGACCACCGCGGCCGGATACGACTGGCGCAATGGGAAGCGCTGATGGACGAATACGCCTCGCTGGACGTTGATCAGCAACTCGACGCGGTCAATCGTTTCTTCAACGAACGGTTGCGGTTCGAGCACGACCTGGCAATCTGGAACCAGAGCGACTATTGGGCCAGCCCGATGCAGTCACTCGTCGCCGGCGCGGCAGATTGTGAGGACTTCACCATTGCCAAATACTTCACACTGCGTCAACTTGGCATTGATGAGACGCGCCTGCGGCTAACCTATGTGAAGGCGACCGAGCAGGATCAGGCGCACATGGTACTGGCGTACTACGCCAGCCCGACCAGCACGCCGCTGATCCTGGACAACCTGATCGACCCGATACTCACCGCTACGCAACGGGACGATCTGGTTCCGGTTTACAGTTTCAACGCCCGCGGACTATGGCTGGGCAGCGCCAGCTTCGACAGCCGCGCAGCGACCACCACACCGCTGCCGCGATGGCAGGAACTGACACGGAAGATGAGTGACGAGGGCTTTTTCGGCCCGCGGTCACCATAA
- a CDS encoding adenylate/guanylate cyclase domain-containing protein, whose product MSLNTRLTPVRPPLEGHYSRVMAYLCVAFTFLAMCYDHGLTPLNLGVVAYSLVYPHLTRLATDRLASLQGLSSRLALLVLDGLHTGVFITLVGFSLVPTMVFLLLISFASIIIGGPLYMLAAWLITLAGLSLASVVLTPDPVLATSPLVAFASLLGGGAFTVVVAAFVYRQGRSLELAQKKIQADQEKTSRLASNLSKYLSPQVWESIFSGQQTVTLETRRKKLTVFFSDIRGFTELAEEMEAEALTDLLNNYLNEMSRIALQYGGTIDKFIGDSVMVFFGDPVSQGAKQDAEAAVSMAIAMRKHMKVLRQQWRSQGITKPLEIRMGLSTGYCTVGNFGADNRMDYTIIGREVNLASRLESAAEAGEILIPHETYSLIKDLIMCRDKGQVAVKGFSKPVQIYQVVGLRRDLGAAPTFIERELPGFSMYLDTNHIRNYDKDEVVKALEQAARKLRDKVII is encoded by the coding sequence ATGAGCCTCAACACCCGACTCACGCCTGTTCGACCGCCGCTGGAAGGCCATTATTCGCGCGTCATGGCTTATCTGTGCGTCGCCTTCACCTTCCTGGCTATGTGCTATGACCACGGTCTCACGCCGCTCAACCTCGGCGTGGTTGCCTACTCGCTGGTCTATCCGCACCTGACCCGCCTTGCGACAGACAGGCTGGCTTCCCTGCAAGGCCTGTCGAGTCGTCTCGCCCTGCTGGTGCTCGACGGGCTGCACACCGGCGTGTTCATCACCCTGGTCGGCTTCAGTCTGGTGCCGACCATGGTGTTTCTGCTGTTGATCAGCTTCGCCAGCATCATCATCGGCGGCCCGCTGTACATGCTGGCTGCCTGGCTCATTACACTGGCCGGGCTCTCGCTTGCTTCGGTTGTGCTCACTCCCGACCCGGTGCTGGCTACGTCGCCGCTGGTAGCCTTTGCCAGTTTGCTTGGCGGCGGTGCGTTCACTGTGGTGGTAGCGGCATTCGTATACCGTCAGGGAAGAAGTCTGGAGCTGGCTCAGAAGAAGATCCAGGCCGATCAGGAAAAGACCAGCAGACTCGCCAGCAACCTCTCCAAGTACCTTTCGCCACAGGTGTGGGAATCGATCTTTTCGGGCCAGCAGACCGTCACGCTGGAAACCCGTCGCAAGAAGCTTACGGTGTTCTTTTCGGACATCCGCGGCTTCACCGAGCTCGCAGAGGAAATGGAAGCCGAGGCGCTGACTGATTTGCTCAACAACTATCTGAACGAGATGTCGCGCATCGCCCTGCAATATGGCGGCACGATCGACAAGTTCATCGGTGACAGTGTCATGGTGTTCTTCGGTGACCCGGTCAGTCAGGGCGCCAAGCAGGATGCGGAAGCGGCGGTCTCGATGGCCATCGCCATGCGCAAGCACATGAAGGTACTGCGCCAGCAGTGGCGTAGCCAGGGCATTACCAAACCACTCGAAATTCGCATGGGTCTGAGCACGGGTTACTGCACGGTCGGCAACTTCGGTGCCGATAACCGCATGGACTACACCATCATCGGTCGCGAAGTGAATCTTGCCAGCCGACTGGAATCGGCAGCCGAGGCCGGCGAGATCCTCATCCCTCACGAGACCTATTCGCTGATCAAGGATCTGATCATGTGCCGCGACAAGGGCCAGGTGGCCGTGAAGGGCTTCTCCAAGCCGGTGCAGATCTATCAGGTGGTCGGACTCCGTCGCGATCTCGGCGCTGCCCCGACCTTCATCGAGCGCGAGCTGCCCGGCTTCTCGATGTATCTGGATACCAATCACATTCGCAACTACGACAAGGACGAGGTGGTCAAGGCGCTGGAGCAGGCCGCGCGCAAGTTGCGCGACAAGGTGATCATCTAG
- a CDS encoding patatin-like phospholipase family protein: MFKRLISVLLLVLAPMAQAEEIRTGLVLSGGGARGLAHIGVLKQLEAQNVPIHAIAGTSLGAVIGGLYAAGYSAAELEKIALDLDWQDALSDNPAREDVPFRRKQDDRDFLVKQRLSFDRGRLAFPLGILQGQNLGLVLETLLVHTNDIDDFDKLPIPFRAVATDIATGEAVVFDKGHLPLAIRASIALPGFFAPVKVDERLLVDGVLSNNLPVDVARQMGVDRVIVVDIGTPLKSADQLKSIIDVMDQTTGLLTRRNTEEQLATLGPQDLLIQPELGDIGFSSFAEVRDAIAAGEQSLEGSARLQAFTAPAEQQVVGGNLSRARPQRQPRIDAIEVENTGKVADEVVRSMIRQPIGEPLHLGRLETDMGTIYGTDYFSRVNYEVVHGATGNTLLVRTRGRETGTDYLRLGLNLVDDFRGGSQFNLGASFRVNGVNPLGAEWLTRAQVGEHQLLYTEFYQPLDYGSRYFIAPFLDAESRNVEVIIDNDPVVDYRQQRYGSGLNVGRQISNNGEIRLGLSRYWGEADVRVGDPGSPSFSFEEAFYSIQLDRDTLDDVNFPRSGDEARLLWRQSEPDLGADERYQQFELRANKALSSGSDSFQFGAFLGRTNNEIQVAQSAFTLGGPGNFSGFRQNGLAGQNYNMLRGVYYRRLNPGRYVPVNMPVYLGGTLEYGRVYNREDGGFDTGYITAGSVLLGLDTFLGPLMLGLGGNEEGESALYLKLGQTF; encoded by the coding sequence ATGTTCAAACGCCTTATTAGCGTGCTTTTGCTGGTCCTCGCGCCCATGGCGCAGGCAGAGGAAATCCGCACCGGGCTGGTTCTGTCCGGTGGGGGCGCTCGCGGCCTGGCTCATATCGGCGTACTCAAGCAACTCGAAGCGCAGAACGTTCCGATCCATGCCATAGCCGGCACCAGCCTGGGTGCGGTGATCGGCGGACTGTATGCCGCGGGATACAGCGCCGCCGAGCTGGAAAAGATCGCGCTGGACCTGGACTGGCAGGACGCTCTCAGCGACAACCCGGCCCGCGAGGATGTGCCGTTTCGCCGCAAGCAGGATGACCGCGACTTTCTGGTCAAACAGCGGCTGAGCTTCGACCGCGGCCGGCTGGCCTTCCCGCTGGGCATCCTGCAGGGACAGAATCTGGGGCTGGTACTGGAAACGCTGCTGGTCCACACCAACGATATCGACGACTTCGACAAGCTGCCAATCCCCTTCCGCGCCGTCGCCACCGATATCGCTACCGGCGAAGCGGTCGTTTTCGACAAGGGCCATCTGCCGCTTGCCATCCGCGCCAGCATCGCCCTGCCCGGCTTCTTCGCCCCGGTCAAGGTGGACGAGCGTCTGCTGGTCGACGGCGTGCTGTCGAACAACCTGCCTGTGGACGTTGCGCGGCAGATGGGCGTGGACCGAGTGATCGTGGTGGATATCGGCACGCCACTCAAATCTGCCGACCAGCTCAAGTCGATCATCGATGTGATGGACCAGACCACCGGCCTGCTGACCCGTCGCAACACCGAAGAGCAATTGGCCACACTCGGCCCGCAGGACCTGCTCATCCAGCCCGAACTGGGCGACATCGGTTTCAGCAGCTTCGCCGAAGTGCGAGATGCGATCGCAGCAGGCGAACAAAGCCTGGAAGGCTCGGCCCGTCTGCAGGCTTTCACCGCGCCCGCCGAACAACAGGTGGTCGGTGGAAACCTGTCACGCGCAAGGCCCCAACGGCAGCCGCGGATCGATGCGATCGAGGTGGAGAACACCGGCAAGGTGGCTGATGAGGTCGTTCGCAGCATGATCCGCCAACCCATCGGCGAGCCGTTGCATCTGGGCCGGCTGGAAACCGATATGGGCACCATCTACGGGACGGACTACTTCAGCCGGGTGAATTACGAAGTAGTCCACGGGGCAACCGGCAATACGTTGCTGGTGCGGACCCGTGGGCGGGAAACCGGCACCGACTACCTGCGCCTGGGCCTGAACCTGGTGGACGACTTCCGTGGCGGCAGCCAGTTCAACCTTGGCGCCAGCTTCCGCGTGAACGGCGTAAACCCGCTGGGCGCAGAGTGGCTGACGCGCGCGCAGGTCGGCGAGCACCAGCTGCTGTATACCGAGTTCTATCAACCGCTTGATTACGGCTCACGCTATTTCATCGCGCCCTTCCTGGATGCCGAGTCGCGCAATGTCGAGGTGATTATCGACAACGACCCCGTCGTCGATTACCGACAGCAGCGCTACGGTAGTGGTCTCAATGTCGGCCGACAGATATCCAACAACGGGGAGATACGGCTGGGCCTGTCACGCTACTGGGGTGAAGCCGACGTGCGCGTTGGCGACCCCGGCTCGCCATCGTTCAGCTTCGAGGAGGCGTTCTACTCCATTCAGCTCGATCGCGACACGCTCGACGATGTGAACTTCCCTCGCTCAGGTGATGAGGCCCGTCTGTTGTGGCGGCAGTCCGAGCCTGATCTGGGCGCGGACGAGCGTTATCAGCAATTCGAACTTCGCGCCAACAAGGCCCTGTCCAGCGGCTCGGACAGTTTCCAGTTCGGCGCTTTCCTGGGGCGCACCAACAACGAGATTCAGGTTGCTCAGAGTGCCTTCACCCTTGGCGGACCAGGAAATTTCTCCGGCTTCAGACAGAACGGGTTGGCTGGACAGAACTACAACATGCTTCGCGGCGTGTATTACCGCCGGCTGAATCCGGGCCGCTACGTGCCGGTGAACATGCCCGTGTACCTCGGCGGCACACTGGAGTACGGACGGGTCTACAATCGCGAAGACGGCGGCTTCGACACCGGGTACATCACTGCCGGCAGCGTGCTGCTCGGCCTGGATACCTTCCTCGGGCCGCTGATGCTCGGCCTGGGCGGTAACGAGGAAGGCGAAAGTGCGTTGTATCTGAAGCTCGGCCAGACCTTCTAG
- a CDS encoding DUF6122 family protein, protein MISLSMVIHLALHALLPLAIAWLFFRGSWKRAWVIMLATMLVDLDHLLADPIFEANRCSIGFHPLHTYTAIGAYLLMSLWSPTRLVGLGLLVHMLVDASDCWRMSGFAMP, encoded by the coding sequence GTGATCAGCCTGTCGATGGTCATTCATCTGGCGCTGCATGCGCTGCTACCGCTTGCAATCGCCTGGCTGTTCTTTCGCGGCAGCTGGAAACGTGCGTGGGTGATCATGCTCGCCACGATGCTCGTGGATCTGGACCATTTGCTGGCCGACCCCATCTTCGAAGCCAACCGCTGCTCGATCGGTTTCCATCCGCTGCATACCTACACCGCGATCGGGGCGTACCTGTTGATGTCGCTCTGGTCACCAACACGCCTGGTGGGCCTCGGCCTGCTTGTTCACATGCTGGTCGACGCCAGCGATTGCTGGCGGATGTCCGGTTTCGCGATGCCGTGA
- a CDS encoding EAL domain-containing protein — protein MSLVKQLSLAICFILAIAFAGSFMINLQHSRGQLQAQLQSHADDAASALALSLTPHLDDAPMVELMVSSMFDSGYFRHISIRSAADGRVLVERERVAQALPAPLWFSRLANLNPERGQALLMQGWQQFGEVQVTSDPHLAIESLWHAAQQTLAWLLVCASISSAAGIVLLRRQLRPLDTMARQAEAASRREYYQVEPLPRTRELRQIGATLNLMTSRLKRLFAEESASAEQLRRQAFEDALTGLPNRLAFERALASALDHDAPGGAVLALRVNALDELNQQIGSVAVDERLHQLAAPLRALTEEYPHWSCCRSRGAEFVMLAPGSRPAELKDIAERLGALALTLDWASDAGASPVSLGIAGYRAGDQRSLVLERIDQAIEQSASTPRGIEPGIIAAEELGILGQLTPDGWRAMLGDACEKRGFVLHFQAIRTLVDGTTVRHKLLARLPLGDDERLLPAGEFLPRLERLGLAADFDRCVVAMTLAQLERRPAPLAVSITARSLLERDALPALQAMLAGRPELCRWLTIEIDVRRVSPAPELITQLQRLRRLGCAIAVQHCGRDLAALASWATLGLAYIKVDPDHIRDLDSDPSRRLYLRAILSMARQLELPCVAEQVQTSEELAALSELGFHAAQGNAVSAPSAWNALAPA, from the coding sequence ATGTCGCTGGTAAAACAACTGAGCCTGGCCATCTGCTTCATTCTGGCGATCGCCTTTGCCGGCAGCTTCATGATCAATCTTCAGCATTCCCGCGGTCAGCTCCAAGCGCAGCTGCAATCGCATGCCGACGATGCTGCCAGTGCCCTAGCCCTGTCTCTGACACCCCATCTGGATGACGCGCCGATGGTCGAGCTGATGGTCAGCTCGATGTTCGACAGCGGGTATTTCCGCCACATCAGCATTCGTTCCGCCGCCGATGGCCGCGTGCTCGTCGAACGCGAACGCGTCGCGCAGGCGCTGCCCGCTCCGCTGTGGTTCTCGCGCCTGGCGAATCTGAACCCGGAGCGCGGGCAGGCGCTGCTCATGCAGGGCTGGCAACAGTTCGGTGAGGTACAGGTCACCAGTGACCCGCATCTGGCGATCGAAAGCCTGTGGCATGCGGCGCAGCAGACGCTGGCCTGGCTGCTGGTTTGCGCATCGATCAGCTCGGCTGCCGGCATCGTCCTGCTGCGTCGTCAGCTACGTCCTCTCGATACCATGGCCCGACAGGCCGAAGCCGCCAGCCGCCGCGAGTACTATCAGGTGGAGCCCCTGCCGCGCACCCGTGAGCTCAGGCAGATCGGCGCCACCCTCAACCTGATGACCAGCCGCCTCAAGCGGCTGTTCGCCGAGGAAAGCGCCTCGGCCGAGCAGCTGCGCCGCCAGGCGTTCGAAGATGCACTCACCGGCCTGCCCAATCGGTTGGCCTTCGAGCGGGCGCTGGCCAGTGCGCTGGACCACGATGCGCCGGGCGGAGCGGTACTCGCGCTGCGGGTCAACGCGCTGGATGAACTGAATCAGCAGATAGGCTCGGTAGCGGTCGATGAGCGGCTTCACCAGCTGGCCGCACCGCTACGTGCGCTGACCGAAGAGTATCCGCACTGGAGCTGCTGCCGCTCGCGCGGTGCCGAGTTCGTGATGCTTGCCCCCGGCAGCCGTCCCGCCGAGCTGAAAGACATCGCCGAGCGACTCGGTGCTCTGGCACTGACGCTGGACTGGGCGAGCGATGCGGGCGCCTCCCCCGTCAGCCTGGGCATCGCCGGCTATCGGGCTGGCGATCAGCGCAGCCTGGTGCTCGAGCGCATCGATCAGGCAATCGAGCAGTCGGCAAGCACCCCTCGCGGCATCGAACCCGGCATCATCGCAGCCGAAGAGCTCGGCATCCTCGGACAGCTTACCCCCGATGGCTGGCGAGCAATGCTTGGTGACGCCTGTGAAAAACGCGGCTTCGTTCTGCATTTTCAGGCAATCAGGACGCTGGTCGATGGCACAACGGTCCGCCACAAGCTGTTGGCCCGTCTGCCCCTCGGAGACGACGAACGCCTGTTGCCGGCCGGCGAGTTCCTGCCGCGCCTGGAGCGGCTGGGGCTGGCGGCTGACTTTGACCGCTGCGTAGTGGCCATGACGCTCGCTCAGCTCGAGCGGCGCCCGGCCCCGCTCGCGGTCAGCATCACCGCGCGCAGCCTGCTCGAACGTGACGCACTGCCCGCGTTACAGGCCATGCTGGCCGGGCGGCCCGAGCTGTGCCGCTGGCTGACCATCGAGATCGACGTTCGCCGCGTCTCGCCCGCCCCCGAGCTCATCACGCAGCTGCAGCGCCTGCGCCGACTCGGCTGTGCGATAGCCGTGCAACACTGCGGTCGGGATCTGGCTGCCCTGGCCAGCTGGGCGACACTGGGTCTGGCGTACATCAAGGTCGATCCTGACCATATTCGTGACCTGGACAGCGATCCATCGCGCCGCCTGTATCTGCGCGCGATACTCAGCATGGCCCGCCAGCTCGAGCTGCCCTGTGTAGCGGAGCAGGTCCAGACCAGCGAGGAGCTCGCCGCTCTGAGCGAACTCGGTTTCCATGCCGCACAAGGCAATGCGGTATCGGCGCCGTCGGCATGGAACGCGCTTGCCCCGGCCTGA
- the recQ gene encoding DNA helicase RecQ, protein MREQALQRLRDVFGYNAFRGNQADIIEQVAGGGDALVLMPTGGGKSLCYQVPGLLRPGLTVVVSPLIALMDDQVATLNELGLRAAALNSTVDEQGQRDIAASMRSGELDFLYMAPERLLKPRTLQFLQSLDIALFAIDEAHCVSQWGHDFRPEYLQLGQLAELFPSVPRMALTATADERTRQEIIQRLKLEQAACFISGFDRPNIFYRIVPKDKPRQQLLSFLAQHKGNAGIVYCLSRKKVEDVAAWLMGQGYPALPYHAGLASDLRASHQRRFLNEEGLIMVATIAFGMGIDKSNVRFVAHLDLPKSIEAYYQETGRAGRDGLPADAWMAYGLQDVLMLNQIMANSEGDERHKRIERHKLDAMLALCEITTCRRRSLLAYFGDELEEPCGYCDNCQDPVSTWDGSEAARMALSTVYRSGQRYGVGHLVDILLGRDNEKIRTAGHQHLSTYGIGKQWSEQEWRSVFRQLIARNLVEIDLDGFGSLRLTDACRPLLRGEQGLDLRKDVSKPAPTSGRYAEKAVIAEADRGMWESLRALRKRLAESHGVPPYVIFPDSTLVDMLRQKPGTLQDMALVSGVGSHKLERYGADFLQVLLGDSGERGADIDKAQEAQTLALAGMGADQIARQLGQPVKQVYMQLAQAISAGQIELHHAIDLPPMQLQRIQDAFLNEAEEDLPGVRTLASQLDEPVEEGILHCIRAALMFEISG, encoded by the coding sequence ATGCGCGAGCAGGCTTTGCAGCGGCTGCGGGACGTCTTCGGCTACAACGCGTTTCGCGGTAACCAGGCGGACATCATCGAGCAGGTGGCAGGCGGCGGCGATGCGCTGGTACTGATGCCCACCGGCGGTGGCAAATCGCTGTGCTATCAGGTTCCCGGTCTGCTGCGTCCCGGGCTGACGGTCGTGGTCTCGCCGCTGATCGCGCTGATGGACGATCAGGTCGCCACGCTCAACGAGCTCGGACTGCGCGCTGCGGCGCTCAATTCCACGGTCGACGAACAGGGCCAGCGTGACATTGCCGCGAGCATGCGCAGCGGCGAGCTGGATTTTCTCTACATGGCGCCGGAGCGCCTGCTCAAACCTAGAACGCTGCAATTTCTGCAGTCGCTTGACATCGCCCTGTTCGCCATCGACGAGGCCCATTGCGTCTCGCAGTGGGGGCATGACTTCCGGCCCGAGTATCTGCAACTGGGGCAATTGGCTGAGCTGTTCCCCAGCGTGCCGCGCATGGCCTTGACTGCCACGGCCGACGAGCGCACCCGCCAGGAAATCATCCAGCGTCTGAAACTCGAGCAGGCTGCCTGTTTCATCTCCGGTTTCGACCGACCGAACATCTTTTACCGCATCGTGCCGAAGGACAAACCCCGTCAGCAGCTGCTCTCGTTTCTTGCGCAGCACAAGGGCAATGCCGGCATCGTCTACTGCCTGTCGCGCAAGAAGGTCGAGGATGTCGCCGCCTGGCTGATGGGGCAGGGCTATCCGGCGCTGCCCTATCACGCGGGTCTGGCGTCGGACCTGCGCGCCAGTCATCAGCGGCGCTTCCTCAATGAGGAAGGGCTGATCATGGTCGCGACCATCGCATTCGGCATGGGTATCGACAAGTCCAACGTGCGTTTCGTGGCGCATCTCGACCTGCCCAAGAGTATCGAGGCGTATTACCAGGAGACCGGCCGGGCAGGGCGTGATGGTCTGCCCGCCGATGCCTGGATGGCGTACGGCCTTCAGGACGTATTGATGCTCAACCAGATCATGGCCAATTCCGAAGGCGACGAGCGCCACAAGCGCATCGAGCGGCACAAGCTCGATGCCATGCTCGCGCTGTGCGAGATCACCACGTGTCGGCGTCGATCCCTGCTGGCCTACTTCGGCGATGAGCTCGAGGAGCCCTGCGGTTACTGCGACAACTGCCAGGATCCGGTCTCCACCTGGGATGGCAGTGAGGCGGCGCGCATGGCGCTCTCGACCGTATACCGCAGCGGCCAGCGCTACGGCGTCGGCCATCTGGTGGACATCCTGCTCGGGCGCGACAATGAAAAGATACGCACCGCCGGGCACCAGCATCTGTCTACCTACGGCATCGGCAAGCAGTGGAGCGAACAGGAATGGCGTTCGGTGTTCCGTCAGCTGATAGCGCGCAACCTTGTGGAGATCGACCTCGACGGCTTCGGCAGCCTGCGCCTGACCGATGCCTGTCGGCCGCTGCTTCGCGGGGAGCAGGGCCTGGACCTGCGCAAGGATGTATCCAAACCGGCTCCCACTTCCGGGCGCTACGCCGAGAAGGCGGTCATTGCCGAAGCGGACCGTGGAATGTGGGAGTCATTGCGCGCGCTGCGCAAGCGCCTGGCTGAATCGCACGGCGTGCCGCCCTACGTGATCTTCCCGGACTCGACCCTCGTGGACATGCTGCGGCAGAAGCCGGGAACACTGCAGGACATGGCGCTGGTCAGCGGTGTGGGCTCGCACAAACTCGAGCGCTATGGCGCCGATTTTCTTCAGGTGTTGCTCGGCGATAGCGGCGAACGGGGGGCGGATATCGACAAGGCGCAGGAAGCGCAGACGCTGGCGCTGGCCGGCATGGGCGCCGATCAGATCGCCCGTCAGCTCGGCCAGCCGGTAAAGCAGGTCTATATGCAGCTGGCGCAGGCGATCAGCGCTGGTCAGATCGAGTTGCACCACGCCATCGATCTGCCGCCAATGCAGCTGCAGCGTATTCAGGATGCCTTCCTCAACGAAGCCGAAGAAGACCTGCCGGGCGTGCGTACCCTTGCAAGCCAGCTCGACGAGCCGGTGGAGGAAGGCATCCTGCACTGCATCCGCGCGGCGTTGATGTTCGAGATCAGCGGCTAG
- a CDS encoding UPF0149 family protein has translation MSFADRLDRLQEFLDADDLHDEALDFLAGHGYLTALCISPVEVPEDEWMPELFAEEPNYASEQQKAEIESTLIELKSQIARELASDEEFEPPCELTLGDEPDYSDLRSWCVGFLEGVFLREEAWFSQDEETVSELLLPIMVGSGLFEDQPEFIEIAKDQDVVEDMMDHIPDVLTQLFLLFHAPEDKPKPALLTPRH, from the coding sequence ATGTCCTTTGCCGACCGACTCGACCGCCTGCAGGAGTTTCTGGATGCTGACGACCTGCATGACGAAGCGCTCGATTTTCTTGCCGGCCATGGCTATCTGACTGCGCTGTGCATCAGCCCGGTCGAGGTGCCCGAGGACGAGTGGATGCCTGAGCTGTTCGCCGAAGAGCCAAACTACGCCAGTGAACAGCAGAAGGCTGAAATCGAGAGCACCCTCATCGAGCTCAAGTCGCAGATTGCCCGCGAACTGGCCAGCGATGAAGAGTTCGAGCCACCGTGCGAGCTGACACTGGGTGACGAGCCCGATTATTCGGATCTGCGCAGCTGGTGTGTCGGCTTTCTCGAGGGTGTGTTTCTGCGTGAGGAAGCCTGGTTCAGCCAGGATGAGGAAACCGTCAGCGAGCTGCTCCTGCCAATCATGGTCGGGTCCGGCCTGTTCGAGGATCAGCCGGAGTTCATCGAGATCGCCAAGGATCAGGATGTGGTCGAGGACATGATGGATCACATTCCCGATGTGCTCACCCAGCTGTTCCTGCTGTTCCATGCACCCGAAGACAAGCCAAAGCCGGCTTTGCTGACGCCCCGCCACTGA
- a CDS encoding rhodanese-related sulfurtransferase has translation MSRIVVVALYKFVTLEDYQQLRQPLLDTLTAHGVKGTLLLALEGINGTIAGSREGIDQVLAWLRRGPRLADLDWKESLCDEMPFYRTKVKLKKEIVTLGVPGVSPNEKVGTYVEPKDWNALISDPEVLLIDTRNDYEVSIGTFEGAVDPKTRTFREFPEYIKQHFDPAKHKKVAMFCTGGIRCEKASSYMLQEGFDEVYHLKGGVLKYFEEVPAEESKWDGECFVFDNRVTVRHDLAPGSFDQCHACRHPISGEDLASPQYELGISCPHCYDSLPEKTRRRAEERQKQIELARRRNQPHPIGLPQELASPNAKS, from the coding sequence ATGTCCCGCATCGTCGTCGTGGCGTTGTACAAGTTCGTCACGCTTGAAGATTACCAGCAGCTGCGCCAACCCCTGCTCGATACGCTGACCGCCCACGGCGTCAAGGGCACGTTGCTGCTCGCACTGGAAGGCATCAACGGCACCATCGCCGGTTCGCGCGAGGGTATTGACCAGGTACTCGCCTGGCTGCGCCGGGGTCCGCGTCTGGCCGATCTGGACTGGAAGGAGTCGCTCTGCGACGAAATGCCTTTCTACCGAACCAAGGTCAAGCTGAAGAAAGAGATCGTTACGCTCGGCGTGCCGGGCGTGAGTCCGAATGAGAAGGTCGGTACTTACGTCGAGCCGAAGGACTGGAATGCGCTGATCAGCGACCCTGAAGTGCTGCTCATCGATACGCGCAACGACTACGAGGTGTCGATCGGAACCTTCGAAGGTGCGGTTGATCCGAAAACCAGAACATTCCGTGAATTCCCCGAGTACATAAAGCAGCATTTCGACCCGGCGAAGCACAAGAAGGTCGCCATGTTCTGCACTGGCGGCATTCGTTGCGAGAAGGCTTCGAGCTACATGCTCCAGGAAGGTTTCGATGAGGTGTATCACCTCAAGGGAGGCGTCCTGAAGTATTTCGAGGAGGTGCCGGCGGAGGAGAGCAAGTGGGATGGCGAATGTTTCGTGTTCGACAACCGGGTGACCGTGCGGCATGACCTGGCACCGGGCTCGTTCGATCAATGCCATGCTTGCCGCCACCCGATCTCCGGTGAGGACCTCGCGTCGCCGCAGTATGAACTGGGCATCAGCTGTCCACATTGCTACGACAGCCTGCCGGAAAAGACCCGTCGCCGTGCGGAGGAACGCCAGAAGCAGATCGAGCTGGCGCGCCGGCGCAACCAGCCGCATCCGATCGGCCTGCCGCAGGAACTGGCCTCGCCGAACGCCAAATCGTGA
- a CDS encoding DsbA family protein — MSQRLIYVMDPMCSWCWGFAPVIDSILALAPELPLHLVAGGLRPGNGQPLDERTCAALAEHWQAVEAASGQTFLSPSDLPDSFIYDTEPACRALLVGRGLDAGRAWPFVRLMQHAFYAQALDLGDARVLLELAVQAGYDRAQFAEAYGSELARAAIAADFSWTRDLGIAGFPTLLAERNGQLALLANGYQPQDVVLPLFERWLAAGRGIASA; from the coding sequence ATGTCCCAGCGCCTGATCTATGTGATGGACCCGATGTGTTCCTGGTGCTGGGGTTTCGCTCCGGTCATCGATTCGATTCTCGCGCTCGCTCCGGAACTGCCGCTGCATCTGGTTGCCGGTGGGTTGCGGCCGGGCAATGGTCAACCGCTGGACGAGCGCACCTGCGCGGCGCTGGCCGAGCACTGGCAAGCGGTCGAGGCAGCCTCCGGCCAGACGTTCCTGTCGCCTTCCGACTTGCCCGATTCATTCATCTACGACACCGAACCGGCGTGCCGCGCACTGCTGGTTGGCCGAGGCCTGGATGCTGGCCGCGCCTGGCCTTTCGTCCGGCTGATGCAACACGCGTTCTATGCGCAGGCGCTGGATCTGGGGGATGCTCGGGTGTTGCTGGAGCTGGCGGTTCAGGCCGGCTATGACCGGGCGCAGTTCGCCGAGGCGTATGGTTCGGAGCTGGCGCGCGCGGCGATCGCGGCGGATTTTTCCTGGACCCGGGACCTGGGCATCGCCGGCTTCCCCACGCTACTGGCCGAGCGCAACGGACAACTGGCACTGCTCGCCAACGGCTATCAGCCTCAGGACGTGGTCCTTCCTCTGTTCGAGCGCTGGCTGGCAGCTGGTAGAGGTATCGCGTCGGCGTGA